The Vigna unguiculata cultivar IT97K-499-35 chromosome 6, ASM411807v1, whole genome shotgun sequence genome contains a region encoding:
- the LOC114188227 gene encoding pentatricopeptide repeat-containing protein At3g05340 produces the protein MKSRWNFSAHVPSWLDSLNIPFTIKAPTFKNPFLTTSKSVLDHTHLSSLLSVCGGDGNLNLGSSIHARIIKQPPFYDSDSSLRNALFVWNSLLSMYTKCGQLQDAVKLFDHMPVKDTVSWNTMVSGFLRNRDLDTGFRFFKQMSESRTVCCRFDKATLTTMLSACDGLEFSGATKMVHGLVFVGGFEREVTVGNALITSYFKCGCFSEGKQVFHEMLERNVITWTAVISGLAKNELYEDGLRLFNQMRCGSVSPNSLTYLSVLMACSGLQALSDGRKIHGMLWKLGMQSDLCIESALMDLYSKCGSLEAAWQIFEFAEELDEVSLTVILIAFTQNGLEEEAIKIFMRMVKLGIEVDPNMVSAILGVFVLGTSLAFGKQIHSLIIKKSFSQNLFVSNGLINMYSKCGDLYDSLQVFGEMTQKNSVSWNSVIAAYARYGDGFRALQFYDAMREEGIAPTDVTFLSLLHACSHAGLVEKGMEFLESMTRDHGLSPRSEHYACVVDMLGRAGFLEEAKRFIEGLPENPGVLVWQALLGACGIHGDSEMGKYAADQLFLATPDSPAPYVLMANIYSSEGKWKERAGAIKRMKEMGVAKEVGISWIEIEKKVNSFVAGDKMHPQADVIFWLLSVLLEHLKDEGYVPDKRCILYYLDQDKMD, from the coding sequence ATGAAATCCAGATGGAACTTCAGCGCTCACGTCCCTTCATGGCTGGATTCTCTGAATATACCCTTCACCATAAAGGCACCAACTTTTAAAAACCCATTTCTTACAACCTCAAAATCTGTCCTCGACCATACACACTTGAGCTCTCTTCTCTCGGTTTGCGGCGGAGATGGAAACCTTAATCTCGGTTCTTCCATCCATGCTCGTATCATCAAGCAACCTCCATTTTACGATTCTGATAGCTCCCTCCGCAATGCCCTTTTTGTTTGGAACTCTCTCCTTTCGATGTATACGAAATGCGGTCAACTGCAGGACGCCGTTAAGTTGTTTGATCATATGCCTGTGAAAGATACCGTGTCATGGAATACAATGGTTTCTGGGTTTTTAAGAAACAGGGATCTTGACACGGGTTTTAGGTTCTTTAAGCAAATGAGTGAGTCAAGGACAGTGTGTTGTCGATTTGACAAAGCAACACTGACCACAATGTTGTCAGCTTGTGATGGACTGGAGTTCTCTGGTGCGACCAAAATGGTCCATGGTTTGGTTTTTGTTGGTGGGTTTGAGAGGGAAGTTACAGTGGGGAATGcacttataacatcatattttaaatgtggGTGTTTTAGTGAAGGTAAGCAGGTTTTTCATGAAATGCTTGAGAGGAATGTTATAACATGGACGGCAGTGATATCTGGCCTCGCAAAAAATGAACTTTATGAGGATGGCTTGAGATTGTTCAACCAAATGCGTTGCGGGTCAGTCAGTCCTAACTCTTTGACATATTTGAGTGTGCTCATGGCTTGTTCAGGATTACAAGCATTATCGGATGGCCGTAAAATACATGGTATGTTATGGAAATTGGGAATGCAGTCGGATTTATGCATTGAAAGTGCTTTGATGGATTTGTATTCAAAGTGTGGGAGTTTGGAAGCAGCATGGCAGATTTTTGAGTTTGCTGAGGAACTTGACGAGGTTTCCTTGACTGTAATACTTATAGCTTTTACGCAAAATGGACTTGAGGAGGAAGCTATCAAGATATTtatgagaatggtgaaattggGAATTGAAGTTGACCCCAACATGGTTTCTGCCATTCTCGGGGTATTTGTTCTTGGTACTTCTTTGGCTTTCGGTAAACAGATTCACTCTTTAATCATAAAGAAAAGCTTCAGTCAAAATCTGTTTGTTAGTAACGGACTCATAAACATGTACTCCAAGTGTGGAGATTTGTACGACTCACTGCAAGTCTTTGGTGAGATGACTCAAAAGAATTCAGTTTCATGGAACTCTGTGATTGCAGCTTATGCTCGCTATGGGGATGGTTTCAGAGCGCTTCAATTTTACGATGCTATGAGAGAGGAGGGAATAGCACCAACAGATGTTACATTTTTGTCATTGCTTCATGCATGCAGTCATGCAGGTTTAGTTGAGAAGGGCATGGAGTTTCTGGAATCTATGACTAGAGATCATGGGTTAAGTCCACGGTCCGAACATTACGCCTGTGTTGTTGACATGTTGGGGAGGGCTGGATTTCTTGAGGAAGCTAAAAGATTTATTGAGGGGTTGCCTGAGAATCCTGGTGTTCTGGTTTGGCAAGCATTGCTTGGTGCTTGTGGCATACATGGTGATTCTGAAATGGGTAAATATGCTGCTGATCAACTATTCTTGGCTACACCAGATAGCCCAGCTCCTTATGTGTTGATGGCCAACATTTATTCTAGTGAAGGGAAATGGAAAGAGAGAGCAGGTGCCATTAAGAGAATGAAAGAGATGGGCGTAGCAAAAGAAGTGGGTATTAGTTggattgaaattgaaaagaaagtGAATAGCTTCGTAGCAGGGGATAAAATGCATCCACAAGCTGATGTTATATTCTGGCTCTTGTCTGTGTTATTGGAACACCTGAAAGATGAAGGTTATGTTCCTGATAAAAGGTGTATTCTCTATTACTTGGATCAGGATAAAATGGATTAG
- the LOC114188276 gene encoding mannosylglycoprotein endo-beta-mannosidase-like, translated as MAEQHRKRTLDSGWFAARSTEVQFTGTQLTTTHPPTGPTSPWMEALVPATVLATLVKNKVVPDPFYGLQNEHIIDIADSGRDYYTFWFFTTFDCKLSSNEHCDLNFRGINYSADVYLNGHEIILPKGMFRRHSIDVTDIVHADGTNLLAVLVHPPDHPGRIPPQGGQGGDHEIGKDVATQYVEGWDWMAPIRDRNTGIWDEVSISVTGPVKIIDPHLVSTFSDDYKKAYLHTTIELQNRSSWTAECSLSVQVTIEPEDSIFLVEHLQSQNLSIPANSRVQYTFPELIFSKPYLWWPNGMGKQSLYNVVISIDVKGFGESDSWSHHFGFRKIESHIDDATGGRLFKVNGEPIFIRGGNWILSDGLLRLSKKRYSTDIKFHADMNFNMIRCWGGGLAERPEFYYYCDYYGLLVWQEFWITGDVDGRGDPVSNPDGPLDHDLFLFCARDTVKLLRNHPSLALWVGGNEQIPPADINAALKYDLRLHPYFESKDESSKPVGDLFPTPSDPSQYLDGTRIYIQGSMWDGFANGMGDFTDGPYEIQNPENFFKDDYYNYGFNPEVGSVGMPVAATIRATMPPEGWQIPLFKKLSNGYVEEVPNAIWEYHKYIPYSKPTKVHDQIQLYGDAKDLDDFCLKAQLVNYIQYRALLEGWTSRMWSKYTGVLIWKTQNPWTGLRGQFYDHLLDQTAGFYGCRCAAEPIHVQLNLATYLIEVVNTTSEKLSNVAIETSVWDLEGTRPYYSLNENLSLLPKKVAPIVEMKYPKSKDPKPVYFLLLKFYNMSDKSVISRNFYWLHLSGGDYKLLEPYREKKIPLKITSKVSIEESVYNIQMHVTNSSEIPESRSSTVKPSDGFCGTQSLETPHCSVGKEHETVLFKGIHECFSGKSDGLKVTEIKGSDVGVAFFLQISVHKKDYKEGEDTRILPVHYSDNYFSLVPGETMPINISFEVPQGVTPQVILHGWNYNGGELIYEVV; from the exons ATGGCGGAGCAACACCGTAAGAGAACGCTAGATTCAGGGTGGTTCGCAGCAAGGTCCACTGAGGTGCAATTCACCGGAACCCAGCTCACCACTACTCACCCTCCAACTGGCCCCACTTCACCATGGATGGAAGCTCTCGTTCCAGCAAC TGTTCTGGCTACCTTGGTGAAGAACAAAGTTGTGCCCGATCCTTTTTACGGACTGCAAAATGAACATATCATTGACATTGCTGATTCAGGAAGAGATTATTACACCTTCTGGTTCTTTACAACCTTTGACTGCAAACTT TCAAGCAATGAACACTGTGATCTTAACTTCCGTGGAATCAATTACTCTGCTGATGTGTATTTGAATGGCCACGAAATCATTCTACCAAAAGGGATGTTTCGGAGGCATTCCATTGATGTCACCGATATTGTTCATGCTGATGGCACAAACCTGCTTGCTGTTCTTGTTCATCCTCCAGATCATCCTGGGAGAATTCCTCCCCAGGGGGGACAAGGTGGTGATCACGAG ATAGGAAAGGATGTGGCCACACAATATGTTGAAGGTTGGGATTGGATGGCTCCTATAAG AGATAGGAATACTGGAATATGGGATGAGGTTTCTATTTCTGTTACTGGG CcagtaaaaataattgatcCGCACTTGGTTTCAACATTTTCTGATGACTATAAGAAGGCATATCTACATACAACGATTGAATTGCAAAACAGAAGCTCCTGGACTGCTGAGTGTTCTCTGAGTGTCCAAGTGACAATAGAACCTGAGGATAGCATTTTCTTGGTAGAGCATCTTCAATCTCAAAATCTTTCGATACCTGCAAACTCACGGGTGCAATATACATTTCCTGAG CTTATCTTCTCCAAGCCCTATTTATGGTGGCCGAATGGAATGGGAAAGCAATCTTTGTATAATGTTGTTATTAGCATTGATGTTAAAGGATTTGGTGAATCTGATTCTTGGAGCCATCACTTTGGATTCCGCAAAATTGAGAGCCATATCGATGATGCTACTGGTGGAAG ATTGTTCAAAGTCAATGGAGAACCAATTTTTATTCGAGGGGGTAACTGGATATTGTCTGATGGACTATTGCGGTTATCAAAGAAGCGGTATAGTACAGATATTAAATTCCATGCGGATATGAATTTTAACATGATTAGATGCTGGGGAGGTGGGCTGGCTGAAAGACCCGAGTTTTATTATTACTGTGATTATTATGGCCTTCTG GTGTGGCAAGAGTTTTGGATTACTGGGGATGTTGATGGACGTGGTGACCCAGTATCTAATCCAGATGGTCCTCTGGACCATGACCTTTTCTTGTTTTGTGCACGAGACACAGTTAAGCTTCTAAGAAATCATCCTAGTCTTGCCTTATGGGTGGGGGGAAATGAGCAAATTCCACCAGCTGATATAAACGCTGCTCTAAAATATGATCTAAGGCTTCATCCTTATTTTGAAAGTAAGGATGAAAGCAGCAAACCTGTAGGAGACTTGTTCCCGACACCGTCAGATCCTAGTCAGTACCTTGATGGCACACGGATTTACATACAAGGTTCAATGTGGGATGGATTTGCTAATGGGATGGGGGACTTCACTGATGGTCCttatgaaattcaaaatcctGAAAATTTCTTCAAGGATGACTACTATAACTATGGGTTCAATCCAGAGGTTGGTTCTGTGGGAATGCCAGTTGCAGCTACCATACGAGCAACAATGCCTCCGGAAGGTTGGCAGATACCATTGTTTAAGAAACTTTCCAATGGTTATGTTGAAGAAGTTCCAAATGCCATATGGGAATACCATAAATATATTCCTTATTCAAAACCAACCAAGGTTCATGATCAGATTCAACTTTATGGTGATGCAAAAGATCTTGATGATTTTTGTTTGAAG GCTCAACTTGTTAACTACATTCAATACAGAGCTCTTCTTGAGGGATGGACTTCTCGCATGTGGAGCAAATATACAGGTGTATTGATATGGAAGACACAAAATCCTTGGACTGGTCTGAGAGGTCAATTTTACGACCATCTACTTGATCAAACAGCAGGTTTCTATGGTTGTCGGTGTGCTGCAGAACCAATTCATGTACAGCTTAATCTTGCTACATATTTGATAGAG GTTGTTAATACTACATCAGAAAAGTTGTCTAATGTTGCCATTGAAACTTCCGTGTGGGATCTTGAAGGAACACGCCCGTACTACAGCCTTAACGAAAATCTCTCTTTGCTGCCAAAAAAAGTAGCACCTATTGTTGAGATGAAGTATCCAAAGTCAAAAGATCCAAAGCCTGTCTACTTTCTTCTTCTCAAATTCTATAACATGTCAGATAAAAGTGTTATATCCAGAAACTTTTACTGGTTGCATCTTTCTGGTGGAGATTACAAGTTATTGGAGCCATACAGGGAGAAGAAAATACCTCTCAAGATAACATCGAAGGTTTCAATTGAAGAATCCGTTTATAATATTCAAATGCATGTGACAAACTCATCTGAAATACCAGAGTCAAGAAGCTCAACAGTTAAGCCAAGTGATGGTTTTTGTGGCACACAATCACTGGAAACTCCGCATTGTAGTGTTGGAAAAGAACATGAAACTGTTTTGTTTAAGGGGATACACGAATGTTTTTCTGGGAAAAGTGATGGTCTGAAAGTTACAGAGATAAAGGGATCTGATGTAGGCGTTGCTTTCTTTCTTCAAATTTCTGTTCATAAGAAGGACTACAAGGAAGGGGAAGACACAAGAATTCTTCCTGTTCATTACTCTGATAACTATTTTTCACTGGTCCCAGGAGAGACCATGCCtataaatatatcttttgaGGTTCCTCAGGGTGTCACTCCTCAAGTAATTCTTCATGGCTGGAATTACAATGGAGGTGAACTCATTTATGAAGTTGTATAA
- the LOC114188540 gene encoding putative UDP-glucuronate:xylan alpha-glucuronosyltransferase 4, whose amino-acid sequence MGSIKSLSSRSHSRPKRFLICILLVSLPFSVFIVSEKHKRMMNKTTEVDPKPRPTTWFDVIAKGLNKKKKVKVGVVNIDAREELLSSHEAEMESVVVDFDHVDGSLKWEEIFPAWIDEDGKWSEAKCPNIPMPKFENFEDLNVVVAKVPCGVRDVFRLQVNLVVANLAVRSGWLNKMEKHHRNVYVVFVGSCGPMEEIFSCDNLLTHEPEFRVYKPDLWSLKQKTLMPVGSCQIASGYAKTGKEVWRNFLSVPKVAYVSVLHSSEAYVCGAIALAQSILQSNTNFPNDLLLLVDKSIAPKSITALKAAGWKIQRIKRITSPFAKPGAYNKWNYSKLRIWQLTTYDKIIFLDSDLVLLNNLDHLFVYPQLTAAPNNKFLFNSGLMVIEPSQCMFENMMNKTLKVRSYNGGDQGFLNEIFTWWHRLPRKVNLLKSFQDDEDAKREVPEDVYAVHYLGLKPWMCYRDYDCNWDMQDRRVFASDSAHKRWWQVYDAMPEKLQSYCGLTQKMNERIVKWRRIARNSSFSDGHWKIKVEDPRKGSYHSD is encoded by the exons ATGGGTTCTATAAAGTCCTTATCTTCTCGATCTCATTCAAGGCCAAAACGTTTTCTCATTTGTATCTTACTCGTGTCCCTACCCTTCTCGGTGTTCATAGTTTCAGAGAAGCACAAGAGGATGATGAACAAAACAACAGAGGTGGATCCGAAGCCAAGACCAACAACTTGGTTTGATGTGATAGCAAAAGGTttgaacaagaagaagaaagttAAGGTAGGTGTCGTTAACATTGATGCCAGAGAAGAATTATTGTCGTCACATGAGGCTGAAATGGAGAGTGTAGTTGTAGATTTTGATCATGTTGATGGGAGTTTGAAATGGGAGGAGATTTTTCCAGCATGGATCGATGAAGATGGGAAGTGGAGTGAAGCTAAGTGTCCAAACATTCCAATGCCGAAGTTTGAGAACTTTGAGGATCTGAACGTTGTGGTGGCGAAGGTTCCATGTGGTGTGAGAGATGTGTTTAGGTTGCAGGTGAATTTGGTGGTGGCAAATTTGGCTGTGAGGAGTGGATGGTTGAACAAGATGGAGAAACATCATAGGAATGTGTATGTTGTGTTTGTTGGTTCTTGTGGTCCCATGGAAGAGATTTTCAGTTGTGACAACCTTTTGACACATGAACCAGAATTTAGGGTTTACAAACCTGACTTATGGAGCCTGAAACAGAAAACACTTATGCCTGTTGGTTCATGTCAAATTGCTTCTGGTTATGCAAAAACAG GCAAAGAAGTGTGGAGAAATTTCTTGAGTGTTCCAAAGGTAGCCTACGTATCTGTTCTTCACTCTTCAGAAGCTTATGTTTGTGGTGCAATAGCACTTGCTCAAAGCATTCTTCAATCAAACACCAATTTCCCAAACGATCTTCTGCTCCTGGTTGATAAATCCATCGCTCCCAAATCCATAACTGCTCTAAAAGCTGCAGGGTGGAAGATCCAACGCATCAAACGCATCACAAGCCCCTTCGCCAAACCTGGTGCATACAACAAGTGGAACTACAGCAAACTACGAATATGGCAACTCACCACCTACGACAAAATCATCTTCTTAGACTCCGACCTCGTACTCCTCAACAACCTCGACCATTTATTCGTGTACCCTCAGTTGACAGCAGCACCTAACAACAAATTCTTGTTCAACTCGGGGTTGATGGTGATCGAGCCATCCCAGTGCATGTTCGAAAACATGATGAACAAAACCTTGAAGGTACGTTCCTACAACGGGGGTGACCAAGGTTTTCTGAACGAGATCTTCACGTGGTGGCACCGTTTGCCAAGGAAGGTTAATCTGCTGAAAAGTTTTCAAGACGATGAGGACGCGAAACGTGAGGTCCCTGAGGACGTTTATGCCGTACACTACTTGGGTTTGAAGCCGTGGATGTGTTACAGGGATTATGATTGCAACTGGGACATGCAGGATCGTCGTGTTTTTGCCAGTGATTCTGCTCACAAAAGGTGGTGGCAGGTTTATGATGCTATGCCTGAAAAGTTGCAATCTTACTGTGGACTTACACAGAAGATGAATGAAAGGATCGTGAAGTGGAGAAGGATCGCAAGAAATTCCAGTTTTTCTGATGGCCATTGGAAGATCAAGGTCGAAGATCCAAGAAAGGGTAGTTATCATTCAGATTAG
- the LOC114188541 gene encoding cyclin-P3-1, translated as MAMIRSEVFKSLELGASLGKSDVSETPLLKLSWILERSILKNEKLLVWRGNYDPVTIFHGSKAPPNMTVTQYMERILKYSNCSPSCFVIAQIYMERFFHKNGGYLTSFNAHRLLITSIMIAAKFLDDKYYSNAYFAKVGGVSTEEMNRMEIEFLFILEFKLFVTTELFLKYCENLDKAV; from the exons ATGGCTATGATAAGATCAGAGGTTTTTAAATCATTAGAATTGGGTGCATCATTGGGTAAGAGTGATGTCTCAGAAACTCCACTTCTGAAACTGTCTTGGATTTTGGAGAGATCCATTTTGAAGAATGAGAAATTGTTGGTCTGGAGAGGAAACTATGATCCTGTTACCATCTTTCATGGGTCCAAAGCACCACCAAACATGACTGTTACACAATACATGGAACGCATCTTGAAGTACTCTAATTGCAGCCCTTCTTGTTTTGTGATTGCACAAATATACATGGAAAGGTTCTTTCACAAAAATGGTGGTTACCTCACTTCCTTCAATGCTCATCGCCTCCTAATCACAAGCATCATGATAGCTGCTAAGTTTCTCGATGATAA GTACTATAGCAATGCTTACTTTGCCAAAGTTGGAGGAGTTAGCACTGAGGAGATGAATAGGATGGAGATAGAGTTTTTGTTCATTCTGGAATTTAAACTCTTTGTCACAACAGAATTATTTCTCAAGTATTGTGAGAATCTTGATAAAGCTGTTTAG
- the LOC114187008 gene encoding RRP15-like protein has translation MAEEMAMVESGRAKRKFVKTQGRKKSSKKAKVMPSPHGQKKVKIDKKMKKLFRKRAREYNSDDEEDEATVTAPSETRVLASVTNKKIEEDDIESENNQSEDEGAAGPLKKSNKNATDTNNLSSDDEGEDDNEIQPGITKFTEGCRAFKMAFRNIMKKSVPDDMLGPILSAHKKLVIEKLGEEQAERNIKGEAKKEKQTLAEKGHAKPATYLDSHEKFLISLATKGVVKLFNAVNKAQTAQKGLNPSRNKDAKEIRKRAKQAFFSELGKPSLPSTGTTTKINEGTGMVEDQQPAWAPLRDNYMLTSSRLKDWDKMPDKNVSDEFGKTSEDSSSDED, from the exons ATGGCTGAAGAAATGGCAATGGTAGAATCTGGAAGAGCTAAGAGGAAATTTGTTAAAACGCAAGGGCGTAAGAAGTCAAGTAAGAAAGCAAAAGTGATGCCATCACCACATGGACAGAAGAAAGttaaaatagacaaaaaaatgaagaaacttTTCCGCAAGCGAGCACGGGAGTATAACtctgatgatgaagaagatgaggCCACTGTCACTGCTCCCTCGGAGACTAGAGTTTTGGCATCtgtcaccaataaaaaaattgaggagGATGACATAGAAAGTGAGAATAATCAGTCTGAAGATGAAGGAGCTGCAGGACCACTAAAAAAATCGAACAAGAATGCTACTGATACGAATAATCTCAGTTCTGATGATGAGGGAGAAGATGATAATGAAATTCAGCCAGGAATTACCAAATTCACTGAAGGATGCAGAGCATTCAAGATGGCATTTAGGAATATTATGAAGAAGAGTGTTCCTGATGATATGTTG GGTCCAATATTGTCAGCCCACAAGAAACTTGTTATAGAGAAACTTGGAGAAGAGCAAGCAGAACGCAATATCAAGGGAGAGGCCAAAAAGGAAAAGCAGACG TTAGCAGAAAAGGGACATGCCAAACCTGCTACATACTTGGACTCACATGAAAAGTTTCTAATAAGTCTTGCTACAAAAGGAG TGGTCAAGTTGTTCAATGCT GTCAATAAGGCACAAACTGCTCAAAAAGGGTTGAACCCCTCAAGGAATAAGGATGCAAAAG AGATACGAAAACGGGCCAAACAAGCCTTCTTTTCAGAGTTAGGGAAACCATCATTGCCTTCAACTGGCACCACTACAAAG ATCAATGAAGGCACAGGCATGGTAGAAGACCAACAGCCTGCTTGGGCTCCATTACGAGATAATTATATGCTGACAAGTTCAAGACTAAAGGATTGGGACAAAATGCCT GATAAAAACGTATCAGATGAGTTTGGAAAGACTTCTGAAGATAGTAGTTCAGATGAAGATTAG